In Triticum urartu cultivar G1812 chromosome 6, Tu2.1, whole genome shotgun sequence, the following proteins share a genomic window:
- the LOC125516267 gene encoding senescence-specific cysteine protease SAG39-like, with the protein MASYSQGLLFAILACACVLSTLAARDLADDRSIVARHEQWMAKYGRVYSGIAEKAQRLEVFKANVAFIESVNAGTDKFWLEANQFADITDDEFRATHTGYKAPVGGNKGRKTGFRYANVSLDALPTSMDWRTKGAVTPIKDQGQCGCCWAFSTVASMEGIVKLSTGKLISLSEQELVDCDVDGMDQGCEGGLMDNAFEFIINNGGLTTEGNYPYTGTDGSCNSNKESNAAASIKGYEDVPANDEASLQKAVAAQPVSVAVDGGDNLFRFYKGGVLSGDCGTELDHGIAVVGYGVASDGTKYWVMKNSWGTSWGENGFIRMERDVADEQGLCGLAMQPSYPTA; encoded by the exons ATGGCTAGCTACTCACAAGGTTTGCTCTTCGCCATCCTCGCATGCGCTTGCGTGCTTAGCACTCTTGCAGCCCGGGACCTTGCTGACGATAGGTCCATTGTCGCAAGGCACGAGCAGTGGATGGCCAAGTATGGCCGTGTGTACAGTGGCATTGCTGAGAAAGCACAGCGGCTAGAGGTGTTCAAGGCCAATGTCGCGTTCATCGAGTCGGTGAATGCAGGGACCGACAAGTTCTGGCTCGAGGCTAACCAGTTTGCGGATATCACCGACGATGAATTCAGAGCTACGCACACGGGGTATAAGGCGCCGGTGGGTGGTAACAAGGGCAGGAAGACAGGGTTTAGGTATGCGAACGTTAGCCTCGATGCTCTCCCGACATCTATGGACTGGAGAACCAAAGGCGCGGTCACTCCCATCAAAGACCAAGGCCAATGTG GGTGTTGCTGGGCCTTCTCCACGGTGGCCTCCATGGAAGGCATTGTGAAGCTGAGCACCGGGAAATTGATCTCACTGTCGGAGCAGGAACTGGTAGACTGCGATGTGGACGGCATGGACCAAGGGTGCGAGGGGGGGCTCATGGACAACGCCTTtgagttcatcatcaacaacGGCGGCCTAACCACCGAGGGCAACTACCCCTACACAGGCACTGACGGCAGCTGCAACTCCAACAAGGAGTCCAATGCCGCAGCGTCCATCAAGGGGTACGAGGACGTGCCGGCCAACGATGAGGCGTCGCTTCAGAAGGCGGTGGCCGCGCAGCCCGTGTCCGTGGCCGTCGATGGAGGGGACAACCTCTTCCGGTTCTACAAGGGCGGCGTGCTCTCCGGCGATTGTGGCACGGAGCTCGACCACGGCATTGCGGTGGTCGGGTACGGCGTCGCCAGCGACGGGACCAAGTATTGGGTGATGAAGAACTCGTGGGGCACATCATGGGGCGAGAATGGATTCATCAGGATGGAGAGGGACGTCGCCGATGAGCAAGGCCTCTGCGGACTCGCCATGCAGCCTTCCTACCCGACGGCATAG